From Topomyia yanbarensis strain Yona2022 chromosome 1, ASM3024719v1, whole genome shotgun sequence, one genomic window encodes:
- the LOC131676148 gene encoding BTB/POZ domain-containing protein 6-like, translating to MSLENAMPTETRELAATFPVFKKPATNRREILFNNEFMSDVTLLVGPDRQRIHGHKMILISASDHFFELFQNSTINEITLEDVEPSIILELLRFLYCEKIQLTGENVREIYTQSKKWSLEKVLEAVDTFLNQCIDADNVLKKLMENRFYELKSIDETCLQIICDNPFRYFEQKDFAQLDRKSLSLVVSAKRINCSSDQLMDVLDVWQKTHPEEDVDDLRFVIRSSNPHPAWDQLKFFGALSQTSPGRFPFFIKSKNIYFRGIQLTGLGVFFKSRVDTITATVEIYIHDTKNYVHPPRDYTFKNPCPDTVNTTNIFFEPFEMETNVLYWVSVTFKTLVEQFSIVSHQTYHSQFELEIFQENPSYLRTYPTAVAHFIYKEVK from the exons ATGTCGTTAGA aaacgCAATGCCTACTGAAACTCGTGAGCTCGCCGCCACCTTTCCAGTGTTCAAAAAACCTGCCACGAATCGGCGAGAGATCCTGTTCAACAACGAGTTCATGTCGGATGTAACCCTGCTGGTGGGCCCCGACCGGCAGCGAATTCATGGCCACAAGATGATCCTAATCAGCGCGTCGGATCATTTCTTCGAACTGTTTCAGAATTCGACGATCAACGAGATCACGCTGGAAGACGTCGAGCCGAGTATTATTCTGGAACTGTTGCGTTTTCTGTACTGCGAGAAGATTCAGCTAACCGGCGAGAATGTTCGTGAAATTTATACCCAATCGAAAAAGTGGTCGCTGGAAAAAGTGCTGGAGGCGGTGGATACCTTCCTGAATCAGTGTATTGACGCGGATAATGTGCTGAAGAAGCTGATGGAAAATCGTTTCTATGAATTGAAGTCAATCGACGAGACGTGCTTGCAAATAATTTGCGATAATCCGTTTCGCTATTTCGAGCAGAAAGATTTCGCCCAGTTGGACCGCAAGTCGCTTAGTTTGGTCGTCAGCGCCAAGCGAATCAACTGTTCGAGTGATCAGCTGATGGATGTTTTAGATGTTTGGCAGAAAACGCACCCCGAGGAAGATGTcgatgatttgagatttgtcaTCAGAAGCTCTAATCCGCATCCTGCTTGGGATCAGCTAAAGTTTTTCGGTGCCCTTTCGCAAACCTCACCCGGTCGGTTTCCCTTCTTTATTAAATCTAAAAATATTTACTTCCGCGGTATTCAATTGACGGGACTCGGTGTGTTTTTCAAATCCCGCGTGGACACCATAACGGCTACGGTTGAAATTTACATTCACGATACTAAGAATTACGTACATCCGCCACGGGATTACACCTTCAAAAATCCCTGTCCGGATACGGTGAATACCACTAACATTTTCTTCGAGCCCTTCGAGATGGAAACGAATGTACTGTACTGGGTGTCGGTTACATTCAAAACCCTAGTCGAACAGTTCAGCATCGTTTCCCACCAAACTTATCACAGCCAGTTCGAGTTGGAAATCTTTCAGGAAAATCCATCCTATCTGAGAACGTATCCGACGGCGGTCGCCCATTTTATCTACAAAGAAGTGAAGTAG